The Arcanobacterium pinnipediorum genome includes a region encoding these proteins:
- the gatA gene encoding Asp-tRNA(Asn)/Glu-tRNA(Gln) amidotransferase subunit GatA — MTEQLHMKTAWELAQKLQAGEITSLALTELFLERIARLNPKMNVFLAVDEHGAREEARAVDADRLAGKELPFFAGVPVALKDNMCQRGIPTTAASKMLQGWLPPYDATVVRLLKEARLPILGHTNMDEFAMGSSTEHSAFGPTQNPWGRDLIPGGSGGGSAAAVAGYLAPWALGTDTGGSIRQPGAMTGTVGTKPTYGAVSRYGIIALASSLDQVGPVARDVRDAAALQEIISKHDPLDSTSLTNDFSDLVAAVNEGKQLTDLSGVTFGIVKELDGEGFSQGVLDTYHGVIEKLKNAGANFVEVSCPSFDYAMSAYYLIMPAEMSSNLARYDGVRFGNRVLPQEGPVTAETMMAATREAGFGPEVKRRLILGTYALSAGTYDAYYGSAQRVRTLVQRDMQAAYEKVDVLLTPATPSVAFKFGEKLDDPMAMYKNDMTTIPANLAGTPAMTIPVGLSQGLPVGIQIMAPTFQDARMYKVAAMVENVADRAASHPDMDMWED; from the coding sequence ATGACTGAACAATTACACATGAAAACCGCGTGGGAACTTGCCCAAAAGCTCCAAGCTGGTGAGATTACTTCGCTGGCTCTCACCGAGCTCTTCTTGGAGCGAATCGCACGGCTTAACCCGAAGATGAATGTCTTCCTCGCCGTCGACGAGCACGGAGCACGTGAAGAAGCCCGCGCGGTAGACGCTGATCGGTTAGCCGGCAAAGAACTACCATTTTTCGCAGGTGTGCCGGTAGCGCTAAAAGACAACATGTGCCAGCGCGGTATCCCGACCACTGCTGCATCAAAGATGCTCCAAGGATGGCTACCGCCCTATGATGCAACCGTTGTCCGATTGCTTAAAGAAGCACGATTGCCAATTCTAGGTCACACCAACATGGATGAATTCGCTATGGGATCATCCACTGAACATTCGGCGTTTGGCCCAACCCAAAACCCGTGGGGCAGGGATCTGATTCCTGGTGGTTCGGGCGGTGGATCTGCAGCGGCAGTTGCCGGCTATCTTGCGCCGTGGGCTTTAGGAACCGATACTGGTGGCTCGATCCGCCAACCAGGTGCCATGACCGGAACTGTTGGCACTAAGCCAACTTATGGCGCAGTATCACGATACGGCATTATTGCGTTAGCGTCCTCACTTGACCAAGTCGGACCAGTTGCCCGTGACGTGCGCGATGCTGCAGCGCTCCAAGAAATTATCAGCAAGCACGATCCGCTTGACTCAACCTCGCTGACCAACGATTTTTCTGATCTCGTAGCGGCAGTTAATGAAGGAAAACAGCTCACCGATCTTAGTGGCGTAACCTTCGGTATCGTCAAAGAGCTCGATGGGGAAGGCTTTAGCCAAGGTGTCCTTGACACCTACCATGGCGTCATCGAAAAGCTGAAGAACGCCGGTGCAAACTTCGTTGAAGTTTCTTGCCCGTCCTTTGATTATGCGATGTCAGCCTACTATCTGATTATGCCCGCTGAGATGTCCTCGAACCTAGCTCGCTACGACGGCGTACGGTTTGGTAACCGTGTGCTTCCACAAGAAGGGCCAGTAACTGCAGAAACAATGATGGCAGCCACTCGGGAAGCCGGTTTTGGTCCAGAAGTTAAGCGCCGGTTGATTCTAGGAACCTACGCGCTGTCTGCTGGAACCTACGATGCCTACTACGGTTCAGCCCAGCGTGTTCGGACCTTGGTCCAACGAGATATGCAAGCAGCATATGAAAAGGTAGACGTCTTACTGACCCCAGCAACGCCATCTGTTGCGTTCAAGTTCGGCGAAAAGCTTGATGATCCGATGGCGATGTACAAAAATGACATGACGACGATCCCAGCGAATTTGGCTGGAACGCCAGCAATGACTATTCCGGTTGGTCTTTCTCAGGGGTTGCCGGTGGGAATCCAGATCATGGCACCAACTTTCCAAGACGCACGGATGTACAAGGTAGCGGCAATGGTAGAAAACGTAGCTGATCGAGCTGCATCACATCCCGATATGGATATGTGGGAGGACTAA
- a CDS encoding response regulator, protein MTDSKIRVGLVDDMDLMRSGLEMVIDSLDDMEVVLSASDGQQALNRLQLVPVDVILMDVRMPKLDGLATTQAITKAPLPTGVDPKIIILTTFDEDDYMIEAIRAGASGFLLKDAPTETTIEAIRTIYRGDAVLAPSTTRRLVDKLASESLRVPTTNPEILDSLTEREREVFHLIARGLTNAEIAAHLFVAEATVKTHITRIFAKLGIRDRVQAVVMSYEAGIVTPGHNDL, encoded by the coding sequence ATGACTGATAGCAAAATCCGGGTCGGTTTGGTCGACGATATGGATTTGATGCGGTCGGGACTCGAAATGGTCATCGATTCATTAGATGATATGGAGGTTGTTCTCTCAGCTAGTGATGGCCAACAAGCCTTAAACCGCCTCCAACTTGTTCCAGTGGATGTGATTTTGATGGACGTGCGGATGCCTAAACTCGATGGACTAGCCACAACCCAAGCCATTACCAAAGCACCACTGCCTACCGGGGTTGATCCCAAGATCATTATTCTCACAACCTTCGATGAGGATGACTACATGATTGAAGCTATACGTGCAGGAGCTTCAGGGTTTTTGCTCAAAGATGCACCTACTGAAACCACCATTGAAGCTATCCGCACTATCTACCGCGGAGACGCAGTCCTTGCGCCTTCTACTACTCGCCGCCTAGTAGATAAGTTAGCTTCGGAATCTTTGCGAGTTCCCACCACCAATCCTGAAATTCTCGATAGCTTAACAGAACGCGAGCGCGAGGTGTTTCATCTGATTGCCCGAGGGTTGACGAATGCTGAAATCGCGGCGCATCTTTTCGTTGCTGAAGCGACAGTCAAAACCCATATCACGCGTATTTTCGCTAAACTGGGCATTCGCGATCGAGTACAAGCTGTTGTGATGTCCTACGAAGCGGGCATAGTTACTCCAGGACACAATGACCTATGA
- a CDS encoding NAD-dependent DNA ligase LigA produces MSTQNLDQARSRWEELAPRLLHAQSVYYSTGDQVMVDATYDGLMRELRELEEKFPQLWTPDSPTTKVGAKPVHNTLAPITHIQRMYSLQDVFSRQELAQWFAGISGELPSDTSLTTEVKIDGLALNLTYRDGYLESAATRGDGIAGEDVTRNVRSISSIPHQLRGSHIPQLLEVRGEVFFPVQAFHAYNASVAQRNALIDERNARISETNKEIAMRNREIKLANLSRPRADWEEEIALKRRESHLKTFVNPRNAASGTMRQEDSASLALRSLDFIAHGIGAIKGIDAELEEQLAHQAGVYRAFAQWGLPVSDVTQTHSSLAQINEFLDKYQHARDSLPFEFDGVVIKIDDRGVQERLGYTTRVPRWAVAYKFPPTEVQTRLLDIRVQVGRTGRVTPYAVMEPVFVDGSTVSQATLHNPSEVIRKGVKIGDVVVVRKAGDIIPEVLGPIVSERNGTETEFVMPKHCPECGAPIKALSEGDIDLRCTNQRSCPAQLTQRVAHIGSRGALDIEGLGEEAARWLCHPDQNRADALTALATGHTLTWEGEGGKSCSASLGFEERRARGIVDEHGAIIDHENIIAPSVQEELGLPPAQIPVLSTEAKLFQLSATDLRDVWIWQAEKVAGEVTGNWKYVRAAWTKPQWSGKGEERTISKPSVASKTLTTMLNEIDKAKGKDLWRKLVALNIRHVGPVASQALAQTYSSLDQMRQADLEELSAIDGVGHIIASSFLDWFSQDWHQEIINQWSADGVDFTRRDLPRNTQQTLSGLTIVATGTLRNFTRDGIKEAIVAAGGKATSSVSKKTDVVVAGENAGSKATKASELAIPILTEEQFEELLRTGVMPETQEE; encoded by the coding sequence GTGAGTACACAAAATTTAGATCAGGCGCGCTCGCGCTGGGAAGAACTTGCTCCGCGCTTGCTTCACGCACAAAGTGTTTATTATTCGACCGGTGATCAAGTAATGGTTGATGCCACCTACGATGGCCTTATGCGCGAGCTACGCGAGCTCGAAGAGAAATTTCCACAACTGTGGACCCCAGATTCACCGACGACGAAAGTCGGTGCTAAACCCGTCCACAACACTCTTGCGCCTATCACTCATATCCAGCGGATGTATTCGCTCCAAGACGTGTTTTCTCGGCAAGAACTAGCTCAATGGTTTGCTGGAATTTCTGGCGAATTACCTTCCGATACGTCTTTGACTACGGAGGTTAAAATCGACGGGCTAGCGCTCAACCTCACCTATCGAGATGGCTATCTCGAAAGCGCTGCCACTCGCGGAGATGGAATCGCTGGCGAGGACGTCACGCGCAACGTCCGCTCAATTTCTTCTATTCCACACCAGTTGCGCGGCTCTCATATCCCGCAACTTCTCGAAGTTCGCGGAGAAGTGTTCTTCCCCGTCCAAGCATTTCACGCCTACAACGCCAGCGTCGCCCAACGCAATGCGCTCATCGATGAACGCAACGCTCGGATCAGCGAAACCAACAAAGAAATAGCGATGCGAAACCGTGAGATTAAACTGGCTAACCTTTCTCGCCCGCGCGCTGACTGGGAAGAAGAGATTGCGCTCAAGCGGCGCGAAAGCCACCTCAAAACTTTTGTCAATCCACGCAATGCCGCATCAGGAACGATGCGGCAAGAAGATTCGGCCTCGCTAGCTTTACGTTCCTTAGATTTCATCGCCCACGGCATTGGTGCAATTAAAGGAATCGATGCCGAACTAGAAGAACAATTAGCTCACCAAGCAGGAGTTTATCGAGCATTCGCCCAGTGGGGATTACCGGTTTCAGATGTGACCCAAACGCATTCCTCCTTGGCTCAGATCAACGAATTCCTAGATAAATATCAGCACGCCCGCGATAGCCTGCCATTCGAATTTGACGGAGTTGTCATAAAAATTGATGATCGAGGTGTCCAAGAGCGCCTCGGCTATACTACCCGTGTGCCACGGTGGGCGGTGGCCTATAAATTCCCTCCAACCGAGGTTCAAACACGACTCCTCGACATCCGAGTCCAAGTTGGTCGAACAGGACGCGTAACCCCGTACGCCGTGATGGAACCAGTTTTCGTTGACGGATCAACAGTTTCTCAAGCAACGCTGCACAACCCATCCGAAGTTATTCGCAAAGGCGTAAAAATCGGCGACGTCGTCGTCGTGCGTAAAGCTGGCGATATTATTCCCGAAGTTCTTGGCCCCATCGTCTCTGAACGCAACGGCACTGAAACTGAGTTTGTGATGCCCAAACACTGCCCAGAGTGTGGCGCACCGATCAAAGCCCTTAGCGAAGGCGATATTGATTTGCGTTGCACAAATCAACGCTCCTGCCCAGCTCAATTGACGCAACGCGTGGCGCATATCGGTTCGCGTGGGGCATTAGATATTGAAGGCCTGGGCGAAGAAGCAGCACGGTGGCTGTGCCATCCAGATCAGAACCGAGCAGACGCACTTACTGCGTTAGCCACTGGCCATACCTTGACTTGGGAGGGCGAAGGCGGAAAGAGCTGTTCAGCTAGTTTAGGATTTGAAGAACGGCGCGCACGCGGAATCGTTGATGAGCACGGTGCGATTATTGATCATGAGAACATTATTGCGCCTAGTGTCCAAGAAGAACTTGGCCTGCCGCCGGCACAAATTCCAGTTTTGAGCACCGAGGCGAAGTTATTCCAGCTCAGCGCTACGGATTTACGAGACGTGTGGATCTGGCAGGCAGAAAAAGTAGCCGGAGAAGTAACCGGAAATTGGAAATATGTTCGTGCTGCGTGGACTAAACCGCAGTGGTCTGGCAAAGGCGAAGAACGAACAATATCTAAGCCATCTGTTGCCTCAAAAACCCTAACAACTATGCTCAACGAGATTGACAAAGCCAAAGGTAAAGACCTGTGGCGAAAACTCGTCGCACTCAATATCCGTCACGTTGGTCCGGTTGCCTCCCAGGCGTTGGCACAGACATACTCCTCCTTGGATCAGATGCGCCAAGCTGATCTCGAAGAATTGTCAGCTATCGACGGTGTTGGCCACATCATTGCGTCCTCCTTCCTGGATTGGTTTAGCCAAGATTGGCACCAAGAGATCATCAACCAGTGGAGCGCCGACGGTGTGGACTTTACCCGAAGGGACCTACCGCGCAATACGCAACAGACCTTGAGTGGTTTAACTATTGTTGCAACTGGAACGCTACGCAACTTCACCAGAGATGGAATCAAAGAAGCGATTGTGGCCGCAGGTGGCAAAGCCACCAGTTCGGTATCGAAGAAGACCGACGTCGTCGTGGCTGGAGAAAACGCAGGATCGAAAGCAACTAAGGCTAGTGAGTTGGCGATCCCGATACTTACCGAAGAACAGTTTGAAGAACTCTTGCGCACGGGGGTTATGCCCGAAACGCAGGAAGAATAG
- the gatB gene encoding Asp-tRNA(Asn)/Glu-tRNA(Gln) amidotransferase subunit GatB has translation MTDLMDYTDVVDNFDPVLGIEVHVELSTKTKMFDGAPNAFGGEPNTFITPVSLGLPGSLPVVNKKAIEYAIKLGLALNCQIAQSCRFARKNYFYPDLAKNFQTSQSDEPLAYDGYLDVELDDGEVFRVNIERAHVEEDAGKNTHIGGEGRIHGADHSLVDYNRAGVPLVEIVTRPIEGCGDRAPEVAAKYVQTIRDIARAIGVSEARMERGNVRADINVSLRKTPQSPLGTRTETKNVNSFRSISAAVEFEMRRQAAILASGGSVLQETRHFQELDGTTLPGRPKSDADDYRYFPEPDLVPLAPSREWVEELRATLPELPAQKRRRLLDEWGVSAKEMRDIVNAGALVLIEESVKAGATSAGARKWWMGELARYAKDNELELASVPVTAEQVAELDGLVESGKLTDKLARQALAGVLAGEGSPTDVVAARGLEVVNDDGALNAAVDEALAANPDVVDKIRNGKVQAAGAIVGAVMKATQGKADANRVRELIMERVQL, from the coding sequence ATGACTGACCTGATGGATTACACCGATGTCGTTGACAACTTCGACCCCGTCTTGGGTATCGAAGTCCACGTCGAATTATCGACCAAGACGAAAATGTTTGATGGTGCCCCCAACGCCTTCGGTGGGGAACCCAATACCTTCATCACCCCAGTATCACTCGGATTGCCTGGTTCCTTGCCGGTAGTGAATAAGAAAGCTATCGAATATGCGATTAAACTCGGTTTGGCGCTCAATTGTCAGATCGCTCAATCGTGTAGGTTTGCGCGCAAGAACTACTTTTATCCGGACTTGGCAAAGAACTTCCAGACGTCCCAATCCGATGAACCATTGGCATACGATGGTTACCTCGACGTCGAACTAGACGACGGCGAAGTCTTCCGGGTAAACATCGAGCGTGCCCATGTTGAAGAAGACGCCGGTAAGAATACCCATATCGGCGGCGAGGGGCGAATCCACGGCGCAGATCACTCACTGGTTGATTACAACCGAGCAGGGGTTCCCCTGGTGGAAATCGTTACTCGGCCCATTGAAGGGTGTGGCGATAGAGCTCCAGAAGTCGCTGCCAAATATGTGCAAACTATCCGCGATATCGCACGTGCGATCGGTGTTTCTGAGGCGCGTATGGAGCGCGGAAATGTGCGCGCAGATATTAACGTCTCCTTGCGTAAGACTCCACAATCTCCACTTGGTACTCGTACTGAAACAAAGAATGTTAATTCTTTCCGGTCAATTTCGGCTGCCGTGGAGTTTGAGATGCGTCGCCAGGCGGCAATCTTAGCTTCCGGTGGTAGTGTTCTTCAAGAAACTCGCCACTTCCAAGAACTAGACGGTACAACTTTGCCCGGACGGCCAAAGTCTGATGCCGATGATTACCGGTATTTCCCTGAACCTGATCTCGTCCCGTTGGCCCCATCGCGCGAGTGGGTCGAAGAACTACGTGCCACCTTGCCAGAGTTGCCGGCACAAAAGCGTCGCCGTTTGCTCGACGAATGGGGAGTTTCGGCGAAAGAAATGCGTGATATCGTCAACGCCGGCGCCTTGGTATTGATTGAAGAATCAGTTAAAGCCGGTGCCACATCAGCTGGCGCGCGTAAATGGTGGATGGGTGAGCTGGCTCGGTATGCAAAAGACAATGAGCTTGAGCTTGCCTCGGTTCCAGTTACTGCCGAGCAAGTTGCTGAACTTGATGGACTCGTTGAATCTGGAAAACTTACCGACAAACTGGCCCGGCAGGCACTTGCTGGCGTCCTTGCCGGCGAAGGTTCGCCCACCGACGTCGTAGCTGCACGTGGTTTGGAAGTAGTTAACGACGACGGAGCACTCAACGCTGCTGTTGATGAAGCCCTGGCTGCTAATCCCGACGTCGTCGATAAGATTCGCAACGGAAAAGTACAAGCTGCCGGAGCTATCGTGGGAGCCGTTATGAAAGCTACCCAAGGCAAAGCAGATGCTAATCGCGTCCGCGAACTAATTATGGAGCGAGTTCAGCTCTGA
- a CDS encoding sensor histidine kinase produces the protein MNEKLAERFPVSLEVILACLVGFSGAQPLLTKFFILSPTQIAMIWMWSVAGSVVLLTHRRWPNTAIAIFLTVLFMRALFLPNILMIPDVVLLVMIYSASIRAHIVLAIAVDLVALYTVTLTWIWHLPIHTSSQALLFATTLGLLGTIAFAGFARRRRITDSEKLLTAQQLIQQETQEQQHGALVRERTRIARDLHDIVAHTLGVVISQADGGRYAGRKDPQKAVHALDTIADMSRAALADIRSIVGVLREPNDNGAALRPQPVSHDITTLITQVKESGYDISFIQMGAVASLPAGIGNMLYRICQESITNSMKHGGPKISIVVKLQWHEDRVTLSVIDNGRGASVPNDGRGHGIIGMTERAELFGGTLEAGPRPGGGFLVHATIPYDKESREERL, from the coding sequence ATGAATGAAAAATTGGCGGAGCGTTTCCCAGTTAGCCTTGAGGTGATACTTGCCTGTCTCGTGGGTTTTTCTGGTGCCCAGCCCCTCTTGACGAAATTTTTCATCCTCTCACCCACCCAGATCGCCATGATCTGGATGTGGAGTGTGGCTGGAAGCGTTGTGCTACTTACACATCGGCGCTGGCCAAACACTGCTATCGCAATCTTCCTCACCGTGCTTTTTATGCGAGCTCTCTTCCTTCCCAACATCCTCATGATTCCTGATGTTGTGCTTTTGGTGATGATTTATTCCGCTAGCATTCGAGCTCACATCGTTCTTGCTATCGCAGTCGATCTAGTAGCACTCTACACAGTAACTTTGACGTGGATCTGGCATCTACCAATACACACCAGTTCCCAGGCGCTCTTATTTGCCACCACCCTTGGTCTGCTAGGAACAATCGCGTTCGCGGGTTTTGCCCGCCGTCGTCGTATCACTGACTCTGAAAAACTCCTCACCGCCCAACAACTCATCCAACAAGAAACACAAGAACAGCAACACGGCGCATTGGTTCGAGAACGCACTCGAATCGCTCGCGATCTCCATGACATCGTCGCCCATACGCTCGGAGTCGTTATATCCCAAGCAGACGGTGGGCGGTATGCTGGGCGCAAAGACCCACAAAAGGCTGTCCATGCCCTTGATACAATCGCAGACATGAGTCGAGCAGCTTTGGCTGATATTCGGTCGATAGTTGGCGTTTTACGCGAACCTAACGATAACGGTGCGGCGCTCAGGCCCCAGCCGGTATCCCACGATATCACTACGCTCATAACGCAAGTGAAAGAATCTGGATACGATATTAGTTTCATTCAGATGGGAGCCGTTGCCTCACTGCCAGCTGGTATTGGAAATATGTTGTACCGAATATGCCAAGAATCGATCACCAACTCAATGAAACATGGCGGCCCGAAGATTTCGATCGTCGTCAAACTCCAATGGCACGAAGATCGCGTGACTCTTTCAGTTATAGACAATGGTCGCGGAGCTTCGGTTCCCAACGACGGTAGAGGGCATGGAATTATTGGCATGACTGAGCGGGCAGAATTATTTGGTGGCACCCTCGAGGCAGGTCCACGGCCAGGGGGTGGATTCTTAGTCCACGCAACCATACCCTATGACAAAGAATCCCGAGAGGAGCGCTTGTAA
- the gatC gene encoding Asp-tRNA(Asn)/Glu-tRNA(Gln) amidotransferase subunit GatC gives MSTFSKQEVARLADLARISLSEDELAQFAAELEVINESVSRLKEVVEADIPPTSHPIPLTNVWREDEIVPGLDRDEVLAMAPQSDDGKFGVPAILGEE, from the coding sequence ATGTCGACATTTTCAAAACAAGAGGTTGCCCGTTTGGCAGACCTCGCACGTATCTCGCTATCAGAGGACGAATTGGCACAATTCGCAGCTGAACTCGAAGTTATCAACGAATCAGTTTCTCGGCTAAAGGAAGTTGTAGAAGCTGATATTCCACCAACATCTCACCCGATCCCACTCACTAATGTGTGGCGTGAAGATGAGATTGTTCCCGGACTCGATCGTGATGAAGTTCTAGCAATGGCACCGCAATCTGACGATGGTAAATTCGGTGTTCCAGCAATTTTGGGCGAGGAGTAA
- a CDS encoding phospholipase D-like domain-containing protein, whose amino-acid sequence MLSSKKSRTLSPKRVVKYALLTGLSAQIAAIAAVIAVDEKRKRRNPQRGEFPHHPPLSTQVSDSEVTVYTFGNHLYDDMIAAINSATNRIYFESYIFKADDVGYRFRHALINAARRGVEVFIILDTLGNLNQDPRSRQFPPLPSLHVVHFPLLRPWIFTARSKDSGFDHRKILIVDGKVGFVGGYNIGRLYADHWRDTHIRVTGARAWELENAFIDMWNQYRSTHHPHLPDDVVRSWVSTFTVSQNVPAYRSYPIRANYLDAINRASKNIWITMGYFIPDYAIRNSLTSAARRGVDVQILIPQFSNHIIADWVGRPHYAELLAAGCRIFLYKDAMVHAKTMTVDGIWTTVGTANLDRLSMAGNYEVNAEIFDAGLATVMEEIFELDVTNCVELTLESWQKRSRLARLAERLMKPLAPFV is encoded by the coding sequence ATGTTGTCGTCGAAGAAATCTCGAACTTTGTCACCTAAACGTGTGGTCAAGTACGCGCTACTGACTGGATTGAGCGCACAAATCGCTGCTATAGCAGCGGTTATTGCGGTTGACGAAAAGCGAAAGCGGCGTAATCCGCAACGTGGTGAGTTTCCACATCATCCACCTCTGAGCACCCAAGTTTCCGATTCAGAAGTGACAGTTTACACATTTGGTAACCATCTTTATGATGACATGATCGCCGCCATAAATTCTGCCACGAATCGAATCTATTTTGAATCGTATATATTTAAAGCCGATGACGTTGGCTACCGGTTCCGTCACGCTTTGATAAATGCTGCGCGCCGGGGTGTTGAAGTGTTTATCATCCTCGATACGCTGGGGAATTTAAACCAAGATCCGCGCTCGCGTCAATTCCCGCCGTTGCCTTCTTTGCACGTCGTTCATTTCCCATTACTGCGCCCCTGGATTTTCACTGCCCGATCAAAGGATTCAGGTTTTGATCATCGCAAGATTCTCATAGTTGATGGCAAGGTTGGGTTTGTTGGTGGATATAACATCGGCCGGCTTTACGCTGATCATTGGCGAGATACCCACATCCGCGTCACTGGAGCGCGGGCGTGGGAATTAGAAAATGCGTTCATCGATATGTGGAATCAATACCGTTCTACTCATCATCCACACTTGCCAGACGACGTCGTTCGCTCGTGGGTTTCGACCTTCACAGTGTCACAAAACGTGCCCGCTTATCGTTCCTATCCTATTCGCGCCAATTATTTAGATGCGATTAACCGGGCATCGAAGAACATTTGGATTACGATGGGGTATTTTATTCCGGACTACGCTATTCGTAATTCTTTAACCAGCGCAGCTCGGCGGGGTGTTGATGTCCAGATACTTATTCCACAATTTTCTAACCACATTATTGCCGACTGGGTAGGGAGACCACATTATGCGGAATTACTTGCTGCAGGTTGCCGGATTTTCCTCTACAAAGACGCGATGGTGCACGCGAAAACTATGACTGTTGACGGCATTTGGACCACGGTTGGCACCGCGAACCTAGATCGACTATCTATGGCGGGGAACTATGAAGTCAATGCCGAAATTTTTGATGCCGGTTTAGCCACCGTGATGGAAGAAATCTTCGAGCTCGATGTGACTAATTGTGTGGAACTAACTTTAGAGTCGTGGCAAAAACGCAGTCGCCTTGCTCGGCTTGCCGAACGTTTGATGAAACCGTTAGCGCCGTTTGTTTAG
- a CDS encoding ABC transporter ATP-binding protein gives MTVARLIDVSVQRSARNADRELTNVSMSFPEGKFSAILGPNGSSKSLLMEVLGGLASVDSGQVFTCGVELTALAPQNRTRLLSESVAFVFNEHNVIRSLTFDDNLLLAHKFSRRPVDRELYRDVVESFGLAPYLGMKPSPETTDINQRLAIARAVLKKAKLVLACEPTQFLQHKPSENVLDSLRRCSREYGMSIILSTHSNFVATYADEVHVFLDGAPTGSVVNPSLPSLAFAQENITYSAR, from the coding sequence ATGACGGTTGCTCGGCTCATCGATGTTTCAGTTCAGCGATCGGCGCGCAATGCGGATCGAGAGCTCACCAATGTCTCAATGTCTTTCCCCGAGGGAAAATTCAGTGCCATCCTCGGCCCGAATGGGTCTTCTAAATCGTTACTGATGGAGGTTCTTGGAGGATTGGCCAGCGTTGATTCTGGCCAAGTGTTCACGTGTGGCGTCGAGCTCACGGCACTTGCTCCACAAAACCGTACTCGCCTACTTTCGGAGTCCGTCGCCTTCGTCTTCAACGAGCACAATGTTATCCGCAGTTTGACGTTTGACGATAATCTTCTCCTTGCCCATAAATTTTCGCGTCGCCCAGTTGATCGGGAGCTTTATCGCGACGTCGTTGAATCCTTTGGCCTTGCCCCCTACCTGGGTATGAAACCTTCACCAGAGACTACCGATATCAATCAACGCCTCGCAATAGCGCGTGCTGTGTTGAAAAAAGCCAAGTTAGTCCTTGCGTGTGAACCAACTCAGTTTTTACAACATAAGCCTTCGGAAAATGTTTTAGACAGTTTGCGGCGGTGTTCTCGTGAGTATGGGATGTCGATTATTTTGTCTACGCACAGCAATTTTGTTGCTACCTACGCAGATGAAGTGCACGTGTTTTTAGATGGTGCTCCCACCGGGAGCGTTGTTAATCCTTCACTACCGTCCTTGGCTTTTGCTCAAGAAAATATCACCTATTCGGCACGATAA